A portion of the Chloroflexota bacterium genome contains these proteins:
- a CDS encoding SDR family oxidoreductase, with product MRILVTGAAGFLGSHLCDRLLAEGHEVIGMDNFLTGDPQNLAHLAGHERFSFIRHDVTEFIFVPGKVDAVLHFASPASPNRKSPYGYPNLPIQTLKVGAMGTHHALGVAKAHGARFLMASTSEVYGDPEVHPQPESYWGRVNPIGERSVYDEAKRYAEAMTMAYHRFHGVDTHIVRIFNTYGPRMRLDDGRVIPNFIKQALRGEPLTVYGDGSQTRSFCYVDDLIDGIYRLLLSDEHEPVNIGNPAEFTILELAETVNRILGNAAGVVFLEEARDRDDPQRRCPDISRARHVLGWEPKISLEEGLARTIDDFRQRLEAA from the coding sequence ATGCGAATCCTTGTGACTGGTGCTGCGGGCTTTTTGGGCTCGCACCTTTGCGACCGCTTGCTGGCCGAAGGCCATGAAGTGATTGGAATGGATAATTTCCTCACGGGTGACCCGCAAAACCTGGCACACCTCGCGGGGCATGAACGCTTTTCGTTCATCCGGCATGATGTGACCGAGTTCATTTTCGTGCCGGGCAAGGTGGATGCCGTGTTGCACTTTGCTTCGCCCGCCAGCCCCAACCGCAAATCGCCTTATGGCTATCCTAACCTGCCCATTCAGACCCTCAAGGTCGGTGCCATGGGCACCCATCACGCCTTGGGGGTGGCCAAAGCCCACGGCGCGCGCTTTTTGATGGCTTCCACCAGCGAGGTTTATGGCGACCCTGAAGTGCATCCCCAGCCGGAAAGCTATTGGGGCCGGGTCAACCCCATTGGGGAGCGGTCGGTGTACGACGAGGCTAAGCGCTATGCCGAGGCGATGACGATGGCGTATCACCGTTTTCACGGGGTAGATACGCACATTGTGCGCATTTTCAACACCTACGGGCCGCGCATGCGCCTGGATGATGGCCGGGTGATTCCCAATTTCATCAAGCAGGCTTTGCGGGGTGAGCCGCTGACCGTGTATGGCGACGGCAGCCAGACCCGCAGTTTTTGTTACGTGGATGACCTCATTGACGGCATTTACCGCTTGCTGCTTTCGGATGAGCACGAGCCGGTCAACATTGGCAACCCTGCGGAATTCACCATTTTGGAACTTGCCGAAACCGTCAATCGCATTTTGGGGAATGCTGCCGGCGTGGTGTTCCTCGAGGAAGCCCGCGACCGCGACGACCCCCAGCGCCGCTGCCCCGATATTTCGCGCGCCCGCCATGTGCTGGGGTGGGAGCCGAAGATTTCGCTGGAAGAGGGGCTGGCACGCACCATTGACGATTTCCGCCAGAGGCTGGAAGCCGCATGA
- a CDS encoding DUF348 domain-containing protein, with translation MERPRHRLVLKAAAAFQLLTPDYTTLPMKPRFAFGLLFFILALFWGGCAAPRRAQGMIAVTVVADGHTYKVRLPAGSTAQQALEAAGVELGNLDRTEPPTYTVLDDGAQVRVVRVQEKFTVREEIIPFEREVLRNEALPEGETRLIQAGENGRREVTYREVLEDGQQVSNQAVKTVVVKQPVPEIVMVGVQTPFSPQPIPGKLAYLAGGNAWVMDGNTGERRPVVTTGDLDGRVFALSPNRRFLLFTRKSKAKDTLNSLWVADLSTDPSELTDLGVKNIAHFADFAPYSSYTIAYSTVEPRPQAPGWQANNDLYTLSFSTTGWISGPRLRLEANAGGIYGWWGTTFAWAPVGVRMAFARPDAVGLYDFDPDVGLEKLLSIVPYQTRADWAWVPPLGWSPDGQVLFTVTHGGTGEGQETSPRFDLTAYVLPLQRAIDLVPDVGMFAAPTPSPLQPGGYQVAFLQAIFPQKSDISRYRLVVMDRDGSNRRVLFPPEGALGLVPQPLTWSPAPLANGHFALAVLSQGNIYLVDSVTGKAQQITGDGLTTVIAWR, from the coding sequence GTGGAAAGGCCGCGGCATCGGCTGGTGCTGAAAGCGGCGGCGGCTTTTCAACTGCTAACGCCCGATTATACCACCCTGCCTATGAAGCCACGTTTTGCCTTTGGGTTGCTCTTCTTCATCCTGGCCCTGTTCTGGGGCGGTTGCGCCGCGCCGCGACGGGCGCAGGGCATGATTGCCGTCACAGTGGTGGCCGATGGGCATACCTACAAAGTGCGCCTGCCTGCTGGAAGCACGGCCCAGCAGGCGCTTGAGGCAGCAGGCGTGGAACTGGGCAACCTGGACCGCACCGAGCCGCCGACTTACACCGTGCTCGATGACGGCGCACAGGTGCGGGTGGTGCGGGTGCAGGAAAAGTTCACGGTGCGCGAAGAAATCATCCCCTTCGAGCGGGAAGTGCTGCGCAACGAGGCGCTGCCCGAAGGGGAAACCCGCCTGATTCAGGCCGGTGAGAACGGGCGGCGGGAAGTCACCTATCGCGAGGTGTTGGAAGACGGCCAGCAGGTTTCCAACCAGGCCGTCAAGACGGTGGTCGTCAAGCAGCCGGTGCCAGAGATTGTGATGGTGGGAGTGCAAACGCCCTTCTCGCCGCAGCCCATTCCTGGTAAACTGGCTTATCTGGCGGGTGGCAATGCCTGGGTGATGGATGGCAACACCGGCGAGCGCCGCCCCGTGGTGACCACCGGCGATTTGGATGGGCGGGTGTTTGCCCTTTCCCCGAACCGCCGCTTTTTGCTCTTTACTCGCAAGAGCAAGGCGAAAGATACGCTCAACAGCCTGTGGGTGGCTGACTTGAGCACCGACCCGTCTGAACTGACCGACCTGGGCGTGAAGAACATTGCCCATTTCGCCGATTTTGCACCTTATTCCTCTTATACGATTGCCTATTCGACCGTCGAGCCGCGCCCGCAAGCCCCTGGCTGGCAGGCCAACAACGATCTCTACACCCTCAGTTTTAGCACTACCGGTTGGATTTCGGGGCCGCGGCTGCGGCTGGAAGCCAACGCGGGCGGCATTTATGGCTGGTGGGGCACGACTTTCGCCTGGGCGCCGGTGGGCGTGCGGATGGCCTTTGCCCGCCCTGACGCCGTGGGGCTGTATGATTTCGACCCCGACGTTGGGCTGGAAAAACTGCTCTCGATTGTGCCCTATCAGACCCGTGCCGATTGGGCGTGGGTGCCGCCCCTGGGGTGGAGCCCCGATGGGCAGGTGCTGTTCACCGTCACCCACGGCGGCACGGGCGAAGGGCAGGAAACCTCGCCGCGCTTCGACCTTACGGCGTATGTGTTGCCGCTTCAGCGGGCCATTGACCTGGTGCCGGATGTGGGCATGTTTGCAGCCCCCACGCCTTCGCCGCTGCAACCGGGCGGCTATCAGGTAGCCTTCTTGCAGGCCATCTTCCCCCAGAAGAGCGATATTAGCCGCTATCGCCTGGTGGTGATGGACCGCGATGGCTCGAACCGGCGGGTGCTGTTCCCGCCGGAAGGGGCGTTAGGGCTGGTGCCGCAGCCGTTGACGTGGTCGCCTGCACCGCTGGCCAACGGCCATTTTGCCCTTGCAGTGCTTTCCCAGGGCAACATCTACTTGGTCGATAGCGTGACCGGCAAGGCCCAACAAATTACCGGCGACGGACTGACCACCGTCATTGCCTGGCGCTGA
- the scpB gene encoding SMC-Scp complex subunit ScpB gives MSPAQTPLSLEARLEALLFAAPEPVTVRRLAQALGISLAETEAALQRLESALQTRGIRLQRHRDRWQLTTAPELGTLVADFLGLEATHRLSRAALETLAIIAYRQPVTRPQVDAIRGVSSDGVLRSLLNKGLIEEVGRSEGPGRPILYGTTALFLETFGLPSLAALPSLEDETAPPEPTTPVLKD, from the coding sequence ATGAGCCCAGCCCAAACACCCCTTTCGTTAGAAGCCCGCCTTGAAGCGCTGCTGTTCGCCGCCCCCGAGCCGGTCACGGTGCGGCGGCTGGCGCAGGCTTTGGGCATTTCACTGGCCGAAACTGAGGCCGCGTTGCAACGCCTGGAAAGCGCTTTACAGACGCGCGGCATCCGGCTGCAACGCCATCGCGACCGCTGGCAACTGACCACTGCGCCCGAACTCGGCACCCTGGTGGCCGACTTCCTGGGGCTGGAAGCCACCCACCGCCTCAGCCGCGCCGCTTTAGAGACCTTAGCCATCATCGCCTACCGCCAGCCGGTCACCCGCCCCCAGGTCGATGCCATTCGGGGCGTGAGCAGCGACGGCGTGCTGCGCTCGCTGCTCAACAAAGGGCTCATTGAAGAAGTAGGCCGCAGTGAAGGCCCAGGGCGGCCCATCCTCTACGGCACCACGGCGCTCTTCCTGGAAACCTTTGGCCTTCCTTCGCTGGCGGCCTTGCCGTCATTGGAAGACGAAACCGCACCGCCAGAGCCTACCACGCCAGTGCTGAAAGATTAG
- a CDS encoding rRNA pseudouridine synthase, protein MPEERLQKILARAGLGSRRACEEFIRAGRVTVNGHVAQLGEKADPARDDIRLDGQRVQPAEEKVYIALYKPRFVLSTTESTDGRKTVRDLVSVPQRIFPVGRLDLESEGLMLLTNDGELANRLTHPRYGHEKEYRVLVARRPDAQQLEALRRGVVLEDGTRTRPAEVRVERFHGKGAWLRIILKEGKKRQIREMCRMVGLPIVRLVRIRIGTLRLGGLKPGEWRPLTAEEVEALQRGAFPKSKHRAKNKRPPRR, encoded by the coding sequence ATGCCTGAAGAACGCTTGCAGAAAATTTTAGCCCGCGCCGGCTTGGGTTCGCGGCGGGCGTGCGAAGAATTCATTCGCGCCGGCCGCGTCACCGTCAACGGCCACGTGGCCCAACTGGGCGAAAAAGCCGACCCTGCCCGCGACGACATCCGTTTAGACGGCCAGCGCGTCCAACCTGCTGAAGAAAAGGTTTACATCGCCCTTTATAAGCCCCGTTTTGTGCTTTCCACCACCGAGAGCACCGACGGCCGCAAAACCGTGCGCGACCTGGTGAGCGTGCCGCAACGCATCTTCCCGGTGGGCAGGCTGGATCTGGAAAGCGAAGGGCTGATGCTGTTGACCAACGACGGGGAACTTGCCAACCGCCTCACCCACCCGCGTTACGGCCACGAAAAAGAATATCGGGTGCTGGTAGCGCGCCGCCCCGACGCCCAACAACTGGAAGCCCTGCGCCGCGGCGTGGTGCTGGAAGACGGCACCCGCACCCGCCCCGCGGAAGTGCGGGTAGAACGCTTCCACGGCAAGGGCGCGTGGCTGCGCATCATCCTCAAAGAAGGCAAAAAGCGGCAGATCCGTGAAATGTGCCGCATGGTGGGGTTGCCCATTGTGCGACTGGTACGCATTCGCATCGGCACACTGCGGCTCGGCGGGCTGAAGCCCGGCGAATGGCGCCCGCTCACGGCAGAAGAAGTAGAAGCCCTGCAACGCGGCGCTTTCCCCAAAAGCAAACACCGCGCCAAAAACAAACGCCCACCCCGCCGCTAA
- a CDS encoding TIGR03663 family protein — translation MPEKTSSTAENTSWLDRPLQALFSIRVEVLIFALIVLLAAFTRFYHLGDRVMSHDESLHTYFSWQLYKGNGYQHNPMMHGPLQFHLIALSFFLFGDSDFTARLPHALAAVLAIAMVWMWRRYLGRKGALIAAGLMLISPYMLYYGRYARNEALIMPLALLTLWATLRYLETGATRYLTWLTVATALHFVTKETAFIYTAQLLLFLGLLLLDRLSTARWQRPAQRTNFYIALLVAAGALAFAIIAGAALQSGIQPAPNAPSPGLGHAIFGNPLGKLFLLIAAAALAASVAFLLRGYGWKALLQERAFVLMLLLLTLVLPQLAPLPMAAFHWDALDYSPTGIFHSALFVIPLLIIAILLGTAWDAKTWLLEAGIFYAIFAVFQTTVFTNGSGFFSGLVGALGYWLQQQGVHRGNQPWYYYLLIQVPIYEYLPALGSIGAVMWWFYRKIRGAETSAPTASPDSPETTSRAPVFALLAFWSATSLLAYTVAGEKMPWLTVHITLPMILLTGWFLGRLADRMDWHDFTARHGWVLIGLAAMFILATAQATGAWLGVQRPFQGSSLLQLEATANFLVGLVVAIASALAIAFLSARWRTADLVRLFTLTFFAFLGVLTLHTAVQATYYNYDQANEYLVYAHSAQGVKTVMAQVREISERTTDGLGIEVAYDDAIAWPFTWYLRNYPNQKFYGSQPTRDLRNAPIVLVGAANYGKVEPIVGQAFDEFDYIRMVWPNQDYFNLTWKRIAHALSDPAMREALFQIWLNRDFTLYFRLQRGVADNPTEAAKVNMANILADWQPSDRMRMYIRKDIVAKIWNYGAAPVTQAETDPYAKKQVVLAADKVLGSAGTAPGQFQGPRGIAVAPDGSLYIADTRNHRIQHLSPDGKVLAVWGHFGDLAQGEEAAPPGTFNAPWDVAVGPDGSVYVADTWNHRIQKFTADGKFLTMWGRPGNDGNLLSLWGPRAIAVDSQGQVFVTDTGNKRIVVYDANGKPLAQFGTEGAEVGQFSEPVGLAFNSADNLYVADTWNQRVQVFRVGKDLTFTPLRQWDIFGWFGQSLNNKPYLAVDASGHVFVGDPEAYRVLEFDADGKLVRWWGQWGTPPEGMGLVGGVAVDGHGGVWVADADHGQILHFTPAAGAPASP, via the coding sequence ATGCCTGAGAAAACCTCCTCCACCGCCGAAAACACCTCCTGGCTTGACCGCCCCCTGCAGGCTCTTTTTTCCATCCGGGTGGAAGTACTGATCTTCGCTCTCATCGTGTTGTTGGCCGCGTTCACCCGCTTTTACCACCTCGGCGACCGGGTGATGAGCCACGACGAAAGCCTGCACACCTATTTCTCATGGCAACTTTATAAAGGCAACGGCTACCAGCACAACCCCATGATGCACGGGCCGCTGCAATTCCACCTGATTGCGCTGTCTTTCTTCCTCTTTGGCGATAGCGACTTCACCGCCCGCCTGCCCCATGCCCTGGCCGCCGTGCTGGCCATCGCGATGGTATGGATGTGGCGGCGCTACCTGGGGCGCAAGGGGGCCTTGATTGCCGCCGGGCTGATGCTGATTTCCCCTTACATGCTCTACTACGGGCGCTACGCTCGCAACGAGGCACTTATCATGCCTCTCGCGCTGCTGACGCTGTGGGCCACCCTGCGCTACCTGGAAACCGGTGCCACGCGCTACCTCACCTGGCTAACCGTAGCCACCGCGCTGCACTTCGTCACCAAAGAAACCGCCTTCATTTATACTGCCCAGTTGCTCCTTTTCCTGGGGCTGTTGCTGTTAGACCGGCTGAGCACCGCCCGCTGGCAACGCCCTGCCCAGCGCACCAACTTCTACATTGCCCTGCTGGTGGCCGCCGGCGCGCTGGCCTTTGCCATCATCGCCGGAGCAGCACTCCAGAGCGGCATCCAACCTGCTCCCAACGCGCCTTCCCCCGGCCTCGGGCACGCCATTTTCGGCAACCCTCTTGGCAAACTCTTCCTGCTCATCGCGGCGGCAGCGCTGGCCGCCTCGGTTGCCTTCCTGTTGCGCGGCTACGGCTGGAAAGCCCTCTTGCAAGAGCGCGCTTTCGTGCTCATGCTTCTTCTGCTCACCCTGGTGCTGCCCCAACTGGCCCCCCTGCCTATGGCCGCTTTCCACTGGGACGCGCTGGACTATTCCCCCACCGGCATTTTCCACTCCGCGCTCTTCGTCATCCCCTTGCTCATCATCGCCATCTTGCTGGGTACCGCCTGGGATGCAAAAACCTGGCTGCTGGAAGCCGGCATCTTCTACGCCATCTTCGCCGTCTTCCAGACCACCGTGTTCACCAACGGGAGCGGCTTTTTCAGCGGGCTGGTCGGCGCGCTGGGCTACTGGCTGCAACAGCAGGGGGTGCACCGCGGTAACCAGCCGTGGTACTACTACCTGCTGATTCAAGTGCCAATTTACGAATACCTGCCGGCCTTGGGAAGCATTGGGGCGGTGATGTGGTGGTTCTACCGGAAAATTCGAGGCGCAGAAACCTCTGCGCCTACGGCTTCCCCGGATTCCCCGGAAACCACCTCGCGCGCGCCCGTCTTCGCCCTGTTGGCCTTCTGGAGCGCTACGTCCCTGCTGGCCTACACCGTTGCCGGTGAAAAGATGCCCTGGCTCACCGTCCACATCACCTTGCCGATGATTCTGCTCACCGGCTGGTTCCTGGGGCGCCTGGCCGACCGGATGGACTGGCACGACTTCACCGCCCGCCACGGCTGGGTGCTCATCGGGCTGGCGGCGATGTTCATTCTGGCAACCGCTCAAGCCACCGGCGCGTGGCTGGGGGTGCAGCGCCCCTTCCAGGGGTCTTCCCTGCTCCAACTGGAAGCCACGGCCAATTTCCTGGTTGGCCTAGTGGTGGCAATCGCCAGCGCGCTTGCCATTGCCTTCCTGAGCGCCCGCTGGCGCACCGCCGACCTGGTACGCCTTTTCACACTTACCTTCTTTGCCTTCCTCGGCGTGCTCACCTTGCACACCGCCGTGCAAGCCACTTATTACAACTACGATCAGGCCAACGAATACCTGGTTTACGCCCACTCAGCCCAGGGCGTGAAAACCGTGATGGCCCAGGTGCGGGAAATTTCCGAGCGCACCACCGACGGTCTGGGCATCGAAGTCGCCTACGACGACGCCATCGCCTGGCCGTTCACCTGGTACTTGCGCAACTATCCCAACCAGAAATTCTACGGCAGCCAGCCCACCCGCGACTTGCGGAACGCCCCCATCGTGCTGGTAGGTGCAGCCAACTACGGCAAGGTGGAACCCATCGTCGGGCAAGCCTTCGACGAATTTGATTACATCCGCATGGTATGGCCAAACCAGGATTACTTCAACCTCACCTGGAAACGCATTGCCCACGCCCTGAGCGACCCCGCCATGCGGGAAGCCCTCTTCCAGATCTGGCTCAACCGCGATTTCACCCTCTACTTCCGCCTGCAACGCGGCGTGGCCGATAACCCCACCGAGGCCGCCAAAGTCAACATGGCCAATATCCTCGCCGACTGGCAACCCTCTGACCGGATGCGGATGTACATTCGCAAGGACATTGTGGCGAAAATCTGGAATTACGGTGCCGCGCCGGTAACGCAGGCCGAAACCGACCCTTACGCCAAAAAGCAAGTCGTACTGGCAGCCGATAAAGTGCTCGGCAGCGCGGGCACCGCCCCCGGCCAGTTCCAGGGGCCGCGCGGCATTGCCGTCGCCCCCGATGGCTCGCTCTACATTGCCGACACCCGCAACCACCGCATCCAGCATCTTTCCCCCGACGGGAAGGTGCTGGCCGTGTGGGGACACTTCGGCGACCTCGCCCAAGGCGAAGAAGCCGCCCCTCCCGGCACCTTCAACGCGCCCTGGGATGTGGCCGTGGGGCCTGATGGCAGCGTATACGTCGCAGACACCTGGAACCACCGCATCCAGAAATTCACCGCCGACGGCAAGTTCCTCACCATGTGGGGCCGCCCCGGCAACGACGGCAACCTGCTTTCCCTCTGGGGACCGCGCGCCATTGCCGTGGATTCCCAGGGGCAGGTGTTCGTGACCGACACCGGCAACAAGCGCATCGTCGTCTATGACGCCAACGGCAAGCCTCTGGCCCAGTTTGGCACGGAAGGCGCGGAGGTCGGCCAATTTAGCGAGCCCGTCGGGCTGGCTTTCAACAGCGCCGACAACCTCTACGTGGCCGATACCTGGAACCAGCGGGTGCAGGTCTTCCGCGTGGGGAAGGATCTCACCTTCACCCCCTTGCGTCAGTGGGATATTTTCGGCTGGTTCGGCCAGTCGCTCAACAACAAACCCTACCTGGCAGTCGACGCCTCCGGCCACGTTTTCGTGGGCGACCCCGAAGCCTACCGCGTGCTGGAATTCGACGCTGACGGCAAACTGGTGCGCTGGTGGGGGCAGTGGGGCACACCGCCGGAAGGCATGGGGTTGGTCGGCGGGGTAGCAGTGGACGGCCACGGCGGGGTGTGGGTTGCCGACGCCGACCACGGCCAGATTTTGCACTTCACCCCCGCCGCGGGGGCGCCCGCCTCGCCGTGA
- the mutM gene encoding bifunctional DNA-formamidopyrimidine glycosylase/DNA-(apurinic or apyrimidinic site) lyase: MPELPEVETIARFLREGGRGEAGIVGAMVAEVGVFWPRTVVVPSLEAFRERLRGTTLQRVGRRGKYLWLDFAPRGFLVVHLRMSGDLVIVPSGSPLPKHTRWVLRFTDERRLAFDNPRKFGRTWLVPALEAVTGNLGPEPLDERLTPGDFHARLQRHRRQIKPLLMTQTFLAGLGNIYTDEALHRAGIHPQTRAHCLDVEEATRLLEAIREVLRAGLAANGASIDWMYRGGEFQNAFRVYHRTGEPCPTCGTPIERIVVGQRSTHFCPHCQPLKPCDG, from the coding sequence ATGCCCGAATTGCCAGAAGTCGAGACCATTGCCCGCTTTCTGCGGGAAGGCGGGCGGGGGGAAGCCGGTATCGTGGGGGCTATGGTGGCCGAGGTGGGGGTGTTCTGGCCCCGTACCGTGGTGGTGCCGTCTCTTGAGGCCTTTCGAGAGCGCCTTCGCGGTACCACGCTGCAACGCGTGGGGCGGCGTGGCAAATATCTGTGGCTGGATTTTGCCCCGCGGGGCTTCCTGGTGGTGCACCTGCGCATGAGCGGTGACCTGGTGATTGTGCCGTCGGGAAGCCCCTTGCCGAAGCACACCCGTTGGGTATTGCGTTTCACCGATGAACGCCGTTTGGCCTTCGACAACCCCCGCAAGTTTGGGCGCACCTGGCTGGTGCCCGCGCTGGAAGCCGTGACCGGCAACCTGGGGCCAGAGCCGCTGGATGAGCGCCTGACGCCTGGCGATTTCCATGCCCGCTTGCAGCGCCACCGCCGCCAGATCAAGCCGCTGCTGATGACGCAAACCTTCCTTGCCGGGTTGGGCAACATCTACACCGATGAGGCGTTACATCGCGCGGGCATTCATCCGCAGACGCGCGCCCATTGCCTCGATGTTGAGGAAGCCACTCGCCTGTTGGAAGCCATCCGCGAAGTGCTGCGCGCCGGGCTGGCGGCCAACGGCGCGAGCATCGATTGGATGTATCGCGGTGGGGAATTCCAAAACGCTTTTCGAGTTTACCACCGCACCGGCGAGCCATGCCCCACGTGCGGCACTCCCATTGAGCGTATCGTCGTCGGCCAGCGGAGCACCCACTTTTGCCCCCACTGCCAGCCGCTCAAGCCATGCGACGGCTGA
- a CDS encoding ribose-phosphate pyrophosphokinase yields the protein MYGNIKLFTGTSFPGLAQHIADYLHLPLEGLDIIEFPNENLFVKLHHSVRGQDVYIIQTTASPVHRNLMELLIMIQTARLDSAGRITAVVPYLCYARSDKKDQPRVPITARLITDMIEVAGADRYITFDLHAGQIQGFFSIPGDVLTAFHLLVDYLSGKVPAMHRPVVVTADLGFAKKGRNYAERLHTPMAFIEKRRIGNDARAEALTIIGEVEDRDVIIVDDEVDTGGSMVQAVNLVKAHGAREVYLVFVHPVFSPPAVERLAALPVKEIITTDTIPISPEKRAKLGDRLTVVSIAPLLGEVIRRAHEGMSVGALFNE from the coding sequence ATGTACGGGAACATTAAACTTTTCACCGGCACATCTTTCCCCGGCCTGGCGCAACACATTGCCGACTATCTCCACCTTCCGCTGGAAGGCCTGGACATCATCGAATTCCCCAACGAAAACCTGTTCGTCAAACTGCACCACAGCGTGCGGGGGCAGGATGTGTATATCATTCAAACCACGGCCAGCCCGGTGCACCGCAATTTGATGGAATTGCTCATCATGATTCAGACCGCACGGCTCGATTCGGCCGGGCGCATCACGGCGGTAGTGCCTTACCTCTGCTACGCCCGCTCCGACAAGAAAGACCAGCCGCGCGTGCCCATTACCGCCCGCCTGATTACCGACATGATCGAGGTCGCCGGTGCCGACCGTTACATCACCTTTGACCTGCACGCCGGGCAAATTCAGGGCTTTTTCTCCATCCCCGGCGACGTGCTCACGGCTTTCCACCTGCTGGTCGACTACCTGAGTGGCAAAGTGCCTGCCATGCACCGCCCGGTGGTGGTCACCGCCGACCTGGGGTTTGCCAAAAAAGGCCGCAACTACGCCGAGCGGCTGCATACCCCTATGGCCTTTATTGAAAAGCGCCGTATTGGCAACGATGCCCGCGCCGAGGCCCTTACTATCATTGGCGAGGTGGAAGACCGCGACGTCATCATCGTGGACGATGAAGTAGATACCGGCGGTTCGATGGTGCAGGCCGTCAACCTGGTCAAAGCGCACGGCGCACGCGAGGTCTATTTGGTGTTTGTGCATCCTGTGTTCTCGCCCCCCGCGGTGGAACGTCTGGCGGCTCTGCCGGTGAAGGAGATCATCACCACCGATACCATTCCCATTTCGCCGGAAAAGCGGGCGAAACTGGGAGATCGGTTAACGGTCGTTTCCATTGCGCCGTTGCTGGGCGAAGTGATTCGCCGTGCCCATGAGGGCATGAGTGTAGGGGCGCTGTTCAACGAGTAG
- the meaB gene encoding methylmalonyl Co-A mutase-associated GTPase MeaB, translating to MSIAEDVLAGSRYALSRVLTLIENDTPEGQEALRALFPHTGRAHLIGVTGAPGTGKSSLVNRMAYYYRHPPEGEPKRVAVVAVDPSSPFTGGAILGDRIRMRDLAGDQGVFIRSMASRGALGGLARTTAGVVQALDAAGFDIIFIETVGAGQAEVDIARLAHTTLVVEAPGLGDDVQAIKAGILEIADILVVNKADRPGAMATLRALTEMLKLAHPSQEAIMHHGQHMTVATGVRKTDAPLWIPPVVKTVAIDNHGMDTLAQAIARHRAHLEETGEWQVRDRVRLQTELENMLREALMQRWRSHVTEATYRRILEAVFTRRLAPTDAVAQLLAADANGPEGQAT from the coding sequence GTGAGCATCGCAGAAGACGTTCTGGCGGGCAGCCGCTATGCCCTTTCTCGAGTGCTAACGCTGATTGAAAACGACACGCCTGAAGGGCAGGAAGCCCTGCGTGCCCTTTTTCCTCATACCGGCCGCGCCCACCTGATTGGCGTCACCGGCGCGCCGGGAACCGGTAAGTCTTCTCTTGTCAACCGCATGGCCTATTACTACCGCCACCCGCCGGAAGGCGAGCCCAAGCGTGTGGCGGTGGTGGCGGTCGACCCCTCCAGCCCGTTCACAGGCGGCGCAATCTTGGGCGACCGCATTCGCATGCGCGACCTGGCGGGTGACCAGGGTGTGTTCATCCGCTCGATGGCCTCGCGCGGCGCATTGGGCGGGCTGGCACGTACCACCGCTGGCGTGGTGCAGGCGCTGGATGCTGCCGGCTTCGACATTATCTTCATCGAAACCGTGGGGGCAGGTCAGGCCGAAGTGGATATTGCCCGCCTGGCTCACACCACGTTGGTTGTCGAAGCCCCTGGCCTGGGTGACGATGTTCAGGCCATCAAGGCAGGCATTCTGGAAATTGCGGATATTTTGGTGGTCAACAAGGCCGACCGCCCCGGTGCCATGGCGACCTTGCGGGCGCTGACCGAAATGCTCAAACTGGCGCATCCTTCCCAGGAAGCCATTATGCACCACGGCCAGCACATGACGGTGGCCACCGGGGTGCGGAAAACGGATGCCCCGCTGTGGATTCCGCCGGTGGTCAAAACCGTGGCGATTGATAACCACGGCATGGATACGCTGGCCCAGGCCATTGCGCGGCATCGCGCTCACTTAGAGGAAACCGGCGAGTGGCAGGTGCGTGACCGCGTGCGCCTGCAAACCGAATTGGAGAACATGCTGCGGGAGGCTTTGATGCAACGCTGGCGCTCGCACGTGACCGAGGCAACTTATCGCCGCATCTTGGAGGCGGTTTTCACCCGGCGCCTCGCACCAACCGACGCGGTGGCGCAATTGCTTGCTGCCGATGCCAATGGCCCGGAAGGCCAGGCGACATGA
- a CDS encoding cobalamin B12-binding domain-containing protein: protein MTERRIRVLIAKPGLDGHDRGAKVVARALRDAGMEVIYTGLRQTPEMIAEAALQEDVDVVGLSILSGAHMALVPRVLELLKQNGQEHVKVFVGGIIPDEDAPRLLEMGVDAVYGPGTLTDDIVSDIRKAVLGAETASA from the coding sequence ATGACGGAGCGCAGAATTCGCGTCCTCATCGCGAAACCCGGCCTTGACGGCCACGATCGCGGCGCGAAAGTGGTCGCGCGTGCCTTACGTGATGCCGGGATGGAGGTCATCTACACCGGCCTGCGCCAGACGCCCGAAATGATTGCCGAGGCGGCTTTGCAGGAAGACGTCGACGTCGTCGGCCTTTCCATTCTTTCTGGCGCTCACATGGCATTGGTGCCTCGCGTGCTGGAATTGCTGAAGCAGAACGGCCAGGAGCATGTCAAGGTGTTCGTGGGCGGCATCATCCCCGACGAAGACGCCCCCCGCTTGCTGGAGATGGGGGTGGATGCCGTTTATGGCCCCGGCACCCTCACCGACGACATCGTGAGCGACATTCGGAAGGCCGTCCTGGGTGCGGAAACGGCCAGCGCGTGA